In Gallaecimonas pentaromativorans, a single window of DNA contains:
- a CDS encoding HAD-IIA family hydrolase, translated as MKNIICDIDGVLMHDNTAVPGADGFIRRVLEQGNPLVLLTNYPSQTARDLHNRLAAAGIEVPEEKFYTSAMATADFLRRQDGTKAYVIGDGALTHELYQAGFTITDINPDFVIIGETRSYNWDMIHKAARFVAGGARFIATNPDFNGPNQSPACGALCAPIERITGQQPFYVGKPSSWIIRSALNHIGAHSENTVIIGDNLRTDILAGFQAGLETILVLSGVSTRDDIPKMPFRPNHVFKSVAEIDVF; from the coding sequence ATGAAAAATATCATCTGCGATATCGATGGCGTGCTAATGCACGACAACACCGCCGTTCCCGGCGCCGACGGCTTTATTCGCCGGGTGCTGGAGCAGGGCAATCCGCTGGTTCTGTTGACCAACTACCCCTCTCAAACCGCCCGTGACCTGCACAACCGCCTGGCCGCCGCTGGCATCGAGGTGCCGGAAGAAAAGTTCTACACCTCAGCTATGGCCACCGCCGACTTTCTGCGCCGCCAGGACGGCACCAAGGCCTACGTGATTGGTGACGGCGCCCTCACCCACGAGCTGTACCAGGCCGGTTTTACCATCACCGACATCAACCCCGATTTTGTGATCATCGGTGAAACCCGCTCCTACAACTGGGACATGATCCACAAGGCCGCCCGCTTTGTGGCCGGCGGCGCCCGCTTTATCGCCACCAACCCCGATTTTAACGGCCCCAACCAGAGCCCGGCCTGTGGCGCTTTGTGCGCCCCTATCGAGCGCATCACCGGTCAGCAGCCTTTTTACGTGGGTAAACCTTCCAGTTGGATAATCCGCTCGGCCCTTAACCATATCGGCGCTCACTCCGAGAACACGGTTATCATTGGTGACAACCTGCGCACCGATATCCTGGCGGGCTTTCAGGCCGGCCTTGAGACCATTTTGGTGCTCTCCGGGGTGTCGACCCGCGACGACATTCCCAAGATGCCCTTTCGCCCCAACCACGTTTTTAAAAGCGTCGCCGAAATCGACGTCTTTTAA
- a CDS encoding glutathione peroxidase — translation MQPKDIALTRLDGTRENIDQYQGKLWLVVNTASKCGFTPQYEELEALWQQYQHRGLVVMGFPCNQFMHQEPGSNQAIASFCDLNFKVSFPMYSKIEVNGPETHPLYAWLKKNAPGVLGSRAVKWNFTKFLVAPSGQVKRYAPRTAPMRIKDVIEQWLPAGD, via the coding sequence ATGCAGCCAAAGGATATTGCACTGACCCGCCTCGATGGCACCCGCGAAAACATCGACCAATACCAAGGCAAGCTGTGGCTGGTGGTCAACACCGCCAGTAAATGCGGCTTTACTCCCCAATATGAGGAGCTAGAGGCGCTGTGGCAGCAGTATCAGCACCGCGGCTTGGTGGTAATGGGCTTTCCCTGTAACCAGTTCATGCACCAGGAGCCCGGCTCCAACCAAGCCATTGCCAGCTTTTGCGACCTGAATTTCAAGGTCAGCTTCCCGATGTATTCAAAAATCGAGGTCAATGGCCCCGAGACGCACCCGCTCTATGCCTGGCTGAAAAAAAATGCGCCCGGGGTCCTGGGATCCCGGGCGGTGAAGTGGAACTTTACCAAGTTCCTAGTGGCGCCTAGTGGGCAGGTAAAGCGTTACGCTCCCCGCACGGCGCCGATGCGCATCAAAGACGTTATTGAGCAGTGGTTGCCGGCGGGCGACTAA
- a CDS encoding DUF3025 domain-containing protein, producing the protein MNWQCDFLQSGLYCDLQRLFPALASERDFPSLDTLASWLAPNTLTEQGQHIRFCAEPPGDYYELQVMQTGRVPTREQNWHDMFNALAWALFPQAKARINALHVADIAAFGLHPRTLRRDSLTLFDECGVLVPSSDKSLLEALRQHHWREVFFTQRRRWGRDIEARVFGHAVYEQGLTPYLGLTAKMFPIEVVPEYFSLSLKERYRFLDANLATMLTNGALNNKKRLSPLPLLGVPGWWPGNADSAFFDNPQYFRPLFKARAPL; encoded by the coding sequence GTGAACTGGCAGTGCGATTTTCTTCAAAGCGGGCTTTATTGCGACCTGCAACGGTTGTTCCCGGCGCTTGCCAGTGAGCGCGATTTCCCCAGCCTTGACACCTTAGCCAGTTGGCTTGCCCCCAATACCCTCACCGAGCAGGGCCAGCACATCCGCTTTTGCGCCGAGCCGCCCGGGGATTATTACGAGTTGCAGGTGATGCAAACCGGCAGGGTGCCGACCCGCGAGCAGAACTGGCATGATATGTTCAACGCCCTTGCCTGGGCGCTCTTTCCCCAAGCCAAGGCCCGTATCAACGCCCTGCATGTGGCGGATATCGCGGCTTTTGGCCTGCACCCCAGAACCTTGCGCCGCGACAGCCTGACCCTTTTTGACGAGTGTGGGGTGCTGGTGCCCTCGAGCGACAAATCACTCCTTGAAGCCCTTCGCCAGCATCACTGGCGCGAGGTGTTCTTTACCCAGCGCCGGCGCTGGGGGCGGGACATTGAAGCGCGGGTCTTTGGCCACGCGGTCTACGAGCAGGGGCTGACCCCTTATCTGGGCCTGACCGCCAAGATGTTTCCCATCGAAGTGGTGCCTGAGTATTTCAGCCTGAGCCTTAAAGAGCGCTACCGGTTTTTGGATGCCAACCTGGCGACCATGCTCACAAACGGCGCCCTTAATAACAAAAAGCGGCTGTCACCCTTACCGCTACTGGGGGTGCCGGGCTGGTGGCCAGGCAATGCCGACAGCGCATTTTTTGATAACCCGCAGTATTTCAGGCCGCTTTTTAAAGCCCGCGCCCCGCTATAA
- a CDS encoding M28 family metallopeptidase, protein MKTRLSLIAVGLMLASSVNAAVPGDNLSKGLDAQSYGQFVKTLSGDDFQGRLPATEGETKTLAFLQAQYKRLGLKPGFGQSYLQTVPLVSITSHPGALTLGKLKLDYLKDMVINSPKAVTQTEVKDADLVFVGYGIHAPDLGWDDYKGVDVKGKVVVMLVNDPGYATGDKRFDGKAMTYYGRWDYKFDEAARQGAAGALIIHQTAPASYPWSVVENSWGGARYDLAGQDIAKSDFSGWITEDAAKRVFSQAGLDFAKVTADAGKAPTALSLDAKASVAMTSEVKNTESHNVMGILPGQTDETVIITAHWDHLGMDPSHKDDPVYNGAMDNATGTAGLISLAQSLKGLYEGKEKPRRSVAFLAVTAEEQGLLGSKYYVANPSIPLGKTVANINMDSLNVFGPTKDMVVVGQGKTSLERELSAALAKQGRVLVPNDRPEAGGYYRSDHFNFAKAGIPALYAGGGTQPWDSDVAKYRAMMQKRLKGCYHNACDEYQADWDLRGALSDLQALHDVIESLATNRDWPSWQPGAEFSRPPATTAQ, encoded by the coding sequence ATGAAGACCCGACTCAGTCTCATTGCCGTGGGCCTGATGCTGGCATCCAGTGTCAACGCCGCCGTGCCGGGGGATAACCTCTCCAAGGGCCTGGACGCGCAAAGTTACGGCCAGTTTGTTAAAACCCTGTCTGGGGACGACTTCCAGGGCCGCCTGCCAGCCACCGAAGGCGAAACCAAGACCCTTGCCTTCCTCCAAGCTCAATACAAACGCCTGGGCCTCAAGCCCGGTTTTGGCCAAAGCTACCTGCAAACCGTGCCGCTGGTGTCCATTACCAGCCACCCTGGCGCCCTGACGCTGGGTAAGCTCAAGCTCGACTACCTCAAAGACATGGTGATCAATAGCCCCAAAGCGGTGACCCAAACTGAAGTCAAAGACGCCGACTTGGTGTTTGTGGGCTACGGTATCCACGCCCCAGACCTCGGCTGGGACGATTACAAAGGCGTTGATGTTAAAGGCAAAGTGGTGGTGATGCTGGTCAACGACCCCGGCTATGCCACCGGCGATAAACGCTTTGACGGCAAAGCCATGACCTACTACGGCCGCTGGGATTACAAGTTTGACGAAGCGGCCCGCCAGGGCGCTGCCGGCGCCCTTATCATCCACCAGACGGCTCCTGCCTCTTACCCCTGGTCTGTGGTTGAAAACTCTTGGGGTGGCGCCCGTTATGACCTGGCCGGCCAGGACATTGCCAAGTCTGATTTCTCCGGTTGGATAACCGAAGACGCCGCCAAGCGCGTCTTTAGCCAGGCCGGGCTCGATTTTGCCAAGGTCACCGCCGATGCCGGCAAAGCCCCAACGGCGCTAAGCCTTGACGCCAAAGCCAGCGTGGCCATGACTAGCGAGGTCAAAAACACCGAGTCTCATAACGTGATGGGCATCTTGCCGGGCCAAACCGACGAGACCGTTATCATCACCGCCCACTGGGACCACCTGGGCATGGACCCGAGCCACAAAGACGACCCCGTCTATAACGGCGCCATGGACAACGCCACCGGCACCGCCGGCCTTATCAGCCTGGCCCAGTCCTTGAAGGGGCTTTATGAGGGCAAGGAAAAACCGCGCCGCTCGGTCGCCTTCCTGGCGGTAACCGCCGAAGAGCAAGGCCTGCTGGGCTCCAAATACTATGTGGCCAACCCGTCCATTCCCCTTGGCAAGACCGTAGCCAACATCAACATGGACAGCCTCAACGTCTTTGGCCCCACCAAGGACATGGTGGTGGTCGGCCAGGGCAAAACCAGCCTGGAGCGTGAGCTGAGTGCGGCGCTGGCCAAACAAGGGCGAGTGCTGGTGCCTAACGACAGGCCGGAAGCCGGCGGCTACTACCGCTCCGATCACTTCAACTTTGCCAAGGCGGGGATCCCGGCGCTGTACGCCGGTGGCGGCACCCAGCCCTGGGACAGCGATGTGGCCAAGTACCGGGCGATGATGCAAAAGCGCCTCAAAGGCTGCTATCACAATGCCTGTGACGAATACCAGGCCGACTGGGACCTGCGCGGTGCCCTGTCCGACCTGCAGGCGCTGCACGACGTGATTGAATCTTTGGCCACCAACCGCGATTGGCCAAGCTGGCAGCCGGGGGCTGAATTTAGTCGCCCGCCGGCAACCACTGCTCAATAA